The following coding sequences lie in one Polluticoccus soli genomic window:
- a CDS encoding REP-associated tyrosine transposase, with protein MSGDKYFITDQHASYFLTFTVVEWLDVFTRVDYKQTIVDSLNYCIAEKGLECFAWVLMTNHLHLVARANPPARLSDVIRDFKKFTSKKIVDQIETGNESRKEWLLHKFSFQARTTGRAENYKMWKDDNHAIYLDGTNLWKQKVDYIHDNPVRQMIVSQAEDYSFSSAGDYAGRRGLVKVTVAY; from the coding sequence ATGTCAGGCGACAAGTATTTCATCACTGATCAACATGCGAGCTATTTTCTAACTTTTACAGTAGTAGAATGGCTGGATGTATTCACACGTGTTGACTACAAGCAGACAATAGTGGACTCTTTGAACTATTGCATTGCGGAAAAAGGTCTGGAATGTTTTGCATGGGTTCTGATGACCAACCATTTGCACCTTGTTGCCAGGGCAAATCCACCAGCCCGGTTATCAGATGTCATTCGTGATTTTAAAAAGTTCACTTCAAAAAAGATAGTGGACCAGATTGAAACCGGAAACGAAAGCAGGAAGGAATGGTTGCTGCATAAGTTCAGCTTCCAGGCACGGACAACAGGAAGAGCGGAAAACTATAAAATGTGGAAGGATGACAACCACGCTATCTACCTGGATGGAACGAACTTATGGAAGCAGAAGGTCGACTATATCCACGATAATCCTGTAAGACAAATGATCGTGTCACAGGCGGAAGATTACTCATTTAGCAGTGCAGGCGATTATGCCGGCAGGAGGGGGCTGGTCAAGGTGACTGTGGCATATTAG
- a CDS encoding beta strand repeat-containing protein — protein MKRRIAYLILITVFASLRGMAQTVVVTDDNSVTTGDASSVLDVKSTSKGFLAPRMTEAQRSAISNPATGLLVYQTNNTAGYYYYDGSAWLTIAKGAGWTASGNNIYYNTGKVGIGNTSPAEALDVTGNIKFSGALMPGNDAGTATYLLTSGGAGAAPTWSNPANYFESYAWKLDGNSVPSLKKIGTTSNYDLPFITNNTEKMRLTSGGYLGIGVDSPAAPLHVGRTSPTSGITPIALFEETRDAGLSNSVVMMLGNKSISSNATKFLIGSTSSSKRWIMGTDKDGNNSQNFYLWDDNSVLARLFIDGSNGYTGLGTASPEALLHIYSHLPASFDVPAALFEGESDGGTVSLTLRNNSGARTKTAFIFGGSSSSYQWSLGNDVQGNNEHNFYIYDEASFNTRFFIDQSGYVGIGNILPTELLDVSGNVKFTGALMPGNEPGTAGYVLTSAGPGNPPTWEQPAVGGGNSWDLDGNTLSATKTLGTKSAHDLPIITNNLERIRIKSDGKIGIGNSTPAEALDVTGNIKLSGNISGGTWNGTIISPTYGGTGVNNGTKTITLGGNLTTSGANNLTFTTTGVTNLTLPTSGTLVNSAVTSLSSLATVGTITSGTWNGTAISPTYGGTGVNNGTNTITLGGNLTTSGANNLTFATTGATNLTLPTSGTLVNSAVTSLSSLATVGTITSGTWNGTAISPTYGGTGVNNGTNTITLSGNLTVGAVSNISGNLSVTSGKTLTATNSLTLAGTDGKGINIGAATANRFLIGDGTNMILSTSTIPGNAGSTANKVLLSDGTNYVLSTPTFPNASATTGKMIKSDGTNWIASTETYAAPGTDGNIMESDGTNWTSVANPSEPKWDTYKVSGANETTTSTSLVDIAALVTSTLATNTSYEFEAVLRCGSSSNAGTRYGINITGTSPAGYAIITGTTNATTAVSGAITSLNAAFGTSLFTASNIGIVIIKGIIVTGTGSPVFSIKHLKTTNGTATVYVGSILRIRQL, from the coding sequence ATGAAGAGGAGGATAGCTTACCTGATATTGATAACAGTTTTTGCCAGCCTGCGCGGCATGGCACAGACCGTTGTTGTTACAGACGACAACAGCGTAACTACAGGCGATGCGTCTTCGGTGCTGGATGTTAAGTCAACATCAAAAGGATTTCTTGCTCCGCGCATGACGGAAGCACAACGCTCTGCAATAAGTAATCCTGCCACCGGCCTGTTGGTATATCAAACTAATAATACTGCTGGCTATTACTATTATGATGGTTCGGCCTGGTTAACCATTGCAAAAGGCGCAGGCTGGACGGCATCAGGAAACAATATTTATTACAATACGGGCAAAGTTGGTATAGGCAATACATCACCTGCCGAGGCGTTGGATGTAACAGGCAACATCAAATTCAGTGGGGCGCTAATGCCAGGAAATGATGCCGGCACAGCAACATACTTATTAACATCTGGAGGTGCAGGCGCCGCGCCAACATGGAGCAATCCGGCCAACTACTTTGAATCTTACGCCTGGAAACTGGACGGCAATAGTGTACCCTCTCTTAAAAAAATAGGTACAACATCAAACTACGACCTGCCATTCATCACCAACAATACAGAAAAAATGCGCCTCACCAGCGGGGGGTACCTGGGCATAGGCGTGGACTCGCCTGCTGCACCTTTGCACGTTGGCCGAACTAGTCCAACATCGGGCATTACCCCCATTGCGCTTTTTGAAGAGACAAGAGATGCCGGACTGAGCAATAGCGTAGTAATGATGCTCGGTAATAAATCGATCAGCAGTAACGCTACTAAATTTCTTATAGGAAGTACCTCCAGCTCTAAGCGTTGGATAATGGGTACCGACAAAGACGGCAACAACTCCCAGAATTTCTATCTGTGGGATGATAACTCGGTACTGGCGCGACTCTTTATAGACGGTAGTAACGGTTATACCGGTTTAGGTACTGCCTCACCAGAAGCATTGCTACATATCTATTCACATCTACCAGCGTCCTTTGATGTTCCTGCGGCTCTATTTGAAGGAGAATCAGACGGCGGAACGGTTTCTCTTACATTGCGTAACAATTCCGGCGCCAGAACTAAAACTGCATTTATATTCGGAGGTTCGTCAAGTTCTTATCAATGGTCGTTGGGCAACGATGTGCAAGGCAATAATGAGCACAACTTTTACATTTACGACGAAGCGAGTTTTAATACAAGATTCTTTATTGACCAATCGGGTTATGTAGGCATTGGCAATATCCTGCCGACTGAACTGCTGGATGTTTCAGGCAATGTGAAATTCACCGGCGCATTGATGCCAGGCAACGAACCCGGCACTGCTGGTTACGTCCTCACTTCGGCCGGCCCCGGTAACCCTCCAACCTGGGAGCAGCCTGCAGTTGGTGGTGGTAACAGTTGGGACCTTGACGGTAATACATTAAGCGCGACAAAAACATTGGGTACGAAGTCGGCTCACGATCTTCCTATTATCACTAACAACTTAGAAAGGATCCGTATAAAGTCAGATGGCAAAATCGGCATTGGCAATAGCACCCCAGCAGAAGCGCTTGACGTAACTGGCAACATAAAGCTAAGCGGCAACATTAGCGGCGGTACGTGGAATGGTACTATAATTAGTCCAACTTATGGCGGAACGGGTGTTAACAACGGCACTAAAACAATTACTCTTGGCGGCAACCTTACTACATCGGGTGCCAACAACCTAACATTTACAACTACGGGAGTAACCAATCTGACGCTACCAACTTCTGGCACTTTGGTGAATAGCGCTGTAACGTCTCTCTCATCATTGGCAACGGTGGGTACGATTACATCGGGAACCTGGAATGGAACAGCGATCAGTCCAACTTACGGTGGTACGGGAGTAAATAACGGGACCAATACCATCACACTCGGCGGTAACCTTACTACATCGGGTGCCAACAACCTAACATTTGCTACTACCGGGGCAACCAACCTGACGTTACCAACTTCCGGCACATTGGTGAATAGCGCCGTAACGTCGCTGTCGTCGCTGGCAACGGTTGGTACGATTACATCGGGAACCTGGAATGGAACAGCGATCAGTCCAACTTATGGTGGTACGGGAGTAAATAACGGGACCAATACCATCACACTTTCAGGAAACCTTACGGTCGGAGCAGTGTCGAATATTTCAGGTAATCTATCTGTCACCTCGGGAAAAACGCTAACTGCTACTAATTCGTTGACCCTTGCGGGCACCGATGGCAAAGGCATTAATATCGGCGCGGCCACAGCTAACAGGTTTTTGATCGGAGATGGCACTAATATGATATTGTCTACGTCGACGATCCCAGGCAATGCTGGCTCGACAGCAAATAAAGTGCTGCTGTCAGACGGTACAAACTATGTGCTCTCTACGCCAACATTCCCTAATGCATCGGCCACGACTGGCAAGATGATCAAGTCTGATGGGACTAACTGGATAGCATCGACCGAAACTTATGCCGCACCAGGCACCGATGGCAATATAATGGAGTCTGACGGCACTAACTGGACAAGTGTAGCCAACCCATCAGAACCAAAATGGGACACCTATAAAGTATCGGGAGCAAACGAAACAACTACCAGCACCAGTTTAGTCGACATCGCAGCTCTCGTCACTTCAACTTTAGCCACTAATACTTCTTATGAGTTTGAAGCAGTACTTCGATGTGGGTCTTCAAGCAATGCAGGTACGCGTTATGGCATAAATATCACCGGAACAAGTCCAGCTGGCTATGCGATCATCACCGGAACAACGAATGCAACCACGGCAGTATCAGGCGCTATCACATCGTTAAATGCTGCTTTCGGCACGTCGTTATTTACTGCGTCCAATATTGGGATCGTTATTATCAAAGGTATAATAGTAACAGGAACGGGAAGCCCGGTTTTTTCTATTAAACACCTAAAAACTACAAACGGAACGGCAACTGTGTATGTGGGATCCATTCTTAGGATAAGACAGCTTTAA
- a CDS encoding MBL fold metallo-hydrolase, whose amino-acid sequence MRLFSVNAGYFKLDGGAMHGVVPKSMWNKANPSDENNMCTWAMRCLLIDHGNYRILVDTGMGTKQDEKFFSYYQPHGDDTLEKSLAKHGYTPEDITDVFLTHLHFDHCGGAIKREGDKLVPAFPNATYWSNEKHWQAATNPNEREKASFLKENILPLQEASRFHFIDASDGGEWIKDINIRIVNGHTDAMMLPQIQFNNTTILYCADLIPSVAHVSMPWVMAYDMRPIDTLKEKHQLLEQAVNENWVLFFEHDPKIECCTLQNTDRGIRVKETFTMHDLDMKYNG is encoded by the coding sequence ATGAGACTTTTTAGCGTAAACGCAGGATATTTCAAACTGGATGGTGGTGCGATGCATGGCGTTGTGCCCAAAAGCATGTGGAACAAAGCGAATCCATCAGACGAGAATAACATGTGCACCTGGGCTATGCGCTGCCTGCTGATCGATCACGGCAACTACCGCATACTGGTCGACACCGGCATGGGCACCAAGCAGGATGAAAAGTTCTTTAGCTACTATCAGCCGCATGGCGATGACACGCTCGAAAAATCGCTGGCCAAGCATGGCTACACGCCCGAAGATATAACCGATGTATTCCTCACCCACCTGCATTTTGACCATTGTGGTGGTGCGATAAAACGCGAGGGCGATAAGCTGGTTCCTGCTTTCCCGAACGCCACTTACTGGTCGAACGAAAAGCACTGGCAGGCAGCCACCAACCCCAACGAACGCGAAAAGGCATCTTTCCTGAAAGAGAATATTTTGCCGCTGCAGGAAGCTTCCCGGTTTCATTTTATTGACGCTTCGGATGGCGGAGAATGGATCAAGGATATCAATATCCGCATCGTAAATGGCCACACCGATGCCATGATGCTGCCGCAGATCCAGTTCAATAATACCACTATACTTTATTGCGCAGACCTGATACCAAGCGTGGCCCATGTGTCTATGCCCTGGGTAATGGCTTATGATATGCGCCCGATCGACACGTTGAAAGAAAAACACCAGTTGCTGGAGCAGGCTGTAAACGAAAACTGGGTGCTGTTCTTCGAGCACGACCCAAAGATCGAGTGCTGTACCCTGCAAAATACCGACCGGGGTATCCGGGTAAAGGAAACCTTTACCATGCACGACCTGGATATGAAGTATAACGGGTAG
- a CDS encoding DUF4382 domain-containing protein, with amino-acid sequence MIRTTLFALLIGVCASTMTSCSKGNDDDNTSATAKVNMHLTDAPADYEHVYVDIQRVEVTMQGSSAVTLTPIRPGVYDLLDFSNGIDTLLLTTNLPTGTIEQIRLVLGTNNSVDVGGQSYAMTTPSGQTSGVKLNLNQSLQANQSYDFWIDFDAGKSVHETGNGKYMLKPVIRAYSALTNGKIKGVALPLSALITVYAINGPDTFSAVPDITTGGYAFAGLPAGTYSVMLDAGVVSFVDTTVANVQVQYGTTTDVGTILLHL; translated from the coding sequence ATGATTAGGACCACTCTATTTGCGTTATTGATCGGCGTTTGTGCCTCCACAATGACTTCGTGCAGCAAAGGCAACGATGATGACAACACTTCGGCAACAGCAAAAGTGAATATGCATCTAACTGACGCGCCAGCAGATTACGAACACGTATATGTAGATATTCAGAGAGTAGAAGTAACCATGCAAGGCAGCAGCGCCGTTACATTAACGCCTATCCGCCCGGGTGTTTACGACCTTCTGGATTTCAGCAATGGCATTGATACCCTGTTACTCACAACTAACCTTCCAACGGGCACCATCGAGCAGATCCGTCTCGTACTGGGAACTAACAATTCAGTAGATGTAGGTGGACAGTCGTATGCAATGACAACTCCATCGGGACAGACAAGCGGCGTAAAGCTGAACCTGAACCAGTCGTTACAGGCAAATCAGTCTTATGATTTTTGGATCGACTTTGATGCAGGTAAATCGGTACATGAAACCGGCAATGGCAAATACATGCTTAAACCTGTTATCCGTGCTTATTCTGCACTCACCAACGGTAAGATCAAAGGTGTAGCATTGCCGCTGTCTGCACTAATAACAGTATATGCCATAAATGGCCCCGATACATTCTCAGCAGTACCTGACATCACAACCGGTGGTTATGCTTTTGCCGGATTGCCTGCTGGTACCTACAGCGTAATGCTTGATGCAGGTGTGGTAAGCTTTGTAGATACCACAGTGGCAAACGTGCAGGTGCAATACGGCACTACGACAGACGTCGGAACTATCTTACTGCATTTATAG
- a CDS encoding MFS transporter: MTSVTTPTETKKLHNAWAMYDWANSAYNLVITSTIFPAYYDAITSTKEGDKIINDKVEFFGRTFTNTALFDYALAAAYLVIALLSPILSSIADYRGNKKRFMQLFCYIGSAACCGLYFFELSTLELGIVLFAIAAIGYCGSLVFYNAYLPEIAADEDRDRVSAKGFSFGYIGSVILQIICFVFVLAPDTFGINVSQASRFSFLLVGVWWFGFAHIPLVRLPKGKPLAQHPEHNIISNGFHELRKVWNQVKHMAVLRTYLGAFFFYSMGVQTVMLAATIFGSKEMKLESTQLITTILIIQLVAIIGANLMAKLSEKFGNLKVLLGVLFIWVGVCIGAYFITTATQFYIVGAVVGLVMGGIQSLSRSTYAKLMPETKDTASFFSFYDVTEKIAIVIGMFSFGYIEELTGSMRNSIIALISFFAVGAVILYLAIVRARREHLKTTVI, from the coding sequence ATGACTTCAGTGACAACACCAACTGAAACAAAAAAGCTGCACAATGCCTGGGCCATGTACGACTGGGCCAACTCGGCCTACAACCTGGTCATTACCTCCACCATCTTCCCCGCCTACTACGATGCCATAACATCGACCAAAGAAGGCGATAAGATCATCAATGATAAAGTGGAGTTCTTCGGACGTACGTTTACTAATACGGCATTGTTCGACTATGCACTGGCTGCGGCTTATTTAGTAATAGCCCTGCTCTCCCCCATCCTGTCGTCTATAGCCGACTACAGGGGTAATAAAAAGCGCTTCATGCAGTTGTTCTGTTACATCGGCTCGGCTGCCTGCTGTGGACTGTATTTCTTTGAATTGTCTACACTGGAACTGGGCATCGTTCTGTTTGCCATAGCCGCCATAGGCTATTGCGGCAGCCTGGTGTTTTATAATGCCTACCTGCCCGAGATAGCCGCCGACGAAGACCGCGACCGCGTAAGTGCCAAAGGCTTCTCGTTTGGTTATATCGGTAGCGTCATCCTGCAGATCATCTGTTTTGTATTTGTGCTGGCACCGGATACATTCGGCATCAATGTAAGCCAGGCATCGCGTTTCTCATTCCTGCTGGTAGGCGTATGGTGGTTCGGCTTTGCGCATATCCCACTGGTGCGGCTGCCAAAAGGCAAACCGCTGGCCCAACACCCGGAGCATAACATTATCAGTAATGGCTTTCACGAATTGCGCAAAGTATGGAACCAGGTAAAACACATGGCAGTATTGCGTACCTACCTTGGTGCTTTCTTCTTCTATAGCATGGGCGTGCAAACGGTGATGCTGGCAGCGACGATCTTCGGCAGCAAGGAGATGAAGCTGGAGTCGACTCAGCTGATTACAACTATACTCATCATTCAGTTGGTAGCCATCATTGGCGCCAACCTGATGGCGAAGTTGTCGGAAAAATTCGGGAACCTGAAAGTACTGCTGGGCGTGTTGTTTATCTGGGTTGGTGTATGTATTGGGGCGTACTTCATTACTACCGCAACGCAGTTTTATATCGTAGGTGCTGTAGTAGGTTTGGTGATGGGCGGTATTCAATCACTCAGCCGGTCTACCTACGCCAAGCTGATGCCGGAGACCAAAGACACGGCATCATTTTTTAGCTTTTACGATGTAACCGAAAAAATAGCGATCGTAATAGGCATGTTCTCGTTCGGGTATATAGAAGAACTGACGGGCAGCATGCGCAACTCCATTATAGCATTGATCAGTTTCTTTGCCGTTGGAGCGGTCATTTTGTATCTTGCCATCGTAAGAGCCAGGCGCGAACATTTAAAAACAACAGTTATTTAA
- a CDS encoding T9SS type A sorting domain-containing protein: MSYLKYALAILLALCLGKAAEAKTTLSINFTHDNVTVNGRLQLPNGNGPYQVIIVAPGSGANDKDGTLAMSGGNTMCLYPGLNGQTLRPYLGLSEAFSDSGFAVLTYDKIEYTYPSPPAPITFHKLWLPVESAIKYLKTRSDIDTNNIVLLGHSEGSTLIPYIARSQKSISAMISLAGPRRPLDSILAYQLPYIATTCGGDVNAANQQAAQILAYFNDIRTGNWNSSTPPVFGVSAAVWSDYIKVADSVSINYNLANRQTLFVGLGDDINVPPAVELTRFQSEITLGSDFYLVPGINHYLTTVNDPSTSEVVTDTIVYWLRRHTFPASVPVVSDKSNSVSVFPCPAKDVVTIDYLLQHEGALLTVYNVYGVKLTEIKLDNRKGNKTVSIAALPAGVYTYVASDSGLVVKTGKLVVAK, translated from the coding sequence ATGTCGTACCTCAAATACGCTTTAGCTATTCTGCTTGCATTATGCCTTGGCAAAGCAGCCGAAGCAAAAACAACACTGTCTATCAACTTTACTCACGATAATGTCACGGTCAATGGAAGGCTACAGCTGCCGAATGGCAACGGTCCTTACCAGGTGATCATTGTGGCACCCGGATCTGGAGCAAACGATAAAGACGGCACATTGGCAATGAGTGGCGGGAATACCATGTGTTTATATCCGGGACTGAACGGCCAGACACTTCGTCCCTACCTGGGGTTGAGTGAAGCGTTCTCTGATTCGGGCTTTGCTGTGCTGACCTACGACAAGATCGAGTACACATATCCAAGTCCGCCAGCGCCTATTACTTTTCATAAACTATGGCTGCCGGTTGAAAGCGCAATTAAGTATCTGAAGACGCGTAGCGATATCGATACAAACAATATAGTTCTGCTCGGTCATAGTGAGGGTTCGACATTGATACCTTACATCGCGCGCAGTCAGAAATCGATAAGCGCTATGATCTCGCTGGCGGGTCCACGTCGTCCGCTTGATTCTATACTGGCCTATCAGTTACCATATATCGCAACCACTTGCGGCGGCGATGTAAATGCTGCCAACCAACAGGCCGCCCAGATACTCGCTTATTTCAACGACATCCGCACCGGCAACTGGAATAGCAGCACGCCTCCAGTTTTTGGTGTATCTGCTGCCGTATGGAGCGATTATATCAAAGTGGCAGATTCAGTTTCTATCAACTATAACCTGGCTAACCGCCAAACACTGTTTGTAGGTCTCGGTGATGATATCAACGTGCCTCCTGCTGTAGAGTTGACACGCTTTCAAAGCGAGATCACGCTGGGTTCAGACTTCTACCTGGTGCCCGGCATCAACCACTACCTGACCACCGTTAATGATCCTTCGACTTCTGAAGTTGTGACCGATACTATTGTTTACTGGCTGCGCAGGCATACATTCCCTGCCAGTGTTCCGGTGGTTTCTGATAAAAGTAATTCGGTATCAGTTTTTCCTTGTCCGGCGAAAGATGTGGTGACGATAGATTATTTATTGCAACATGAAGGGGCGTTGCTGACAGTGTACAATGTTTATGGCGTAAAGCTAACCGAGATTAAACTGGATAATCGAAAAGGCAACAAGACAGTTTCTATCGCGGCGTTGCCAGCAGGTGTATATACCTATGTAGCGAGTGATAGTGGGCTGGTGGTTAAAACCGGTAAGCTGGTAGTAGCGAAATAG
- a CDS encoding DUF4382 domain-containing protein — MMKKQLLAIAAMALCAFATSCSKDDNTTNDPNNPNNPNTGKSSLSMYLTDGPGDYDAVYLDIQSVEVTMDGQSPVTLNAIRPGIYDLLKFSNGTDTLLARADVPSGSIEQIRLILGSNNSVVVNNISYPLITPSGQTSGIKLNLHDSLVAGNAYNIWIDFDAAKSIHQTGNGKYMLKPVVRAYSALTNGRIKGFVLPLSALATVYAINGVDTFSAIPEVTDGFFLISGLPQANYNVLFDAGDTTLKDTMYLNVPVTFGVETNLGAVTLVP; from the coding sequence ATGATGAAAAAACAACTGTTAGCCATTGCAGCAATGGCATTGTGCGCATTTGCGACCTCGTGTTCGAAAGACGATAACACCACAAACGATCCCAACAACCCCAACAACCCCAATACGGGCAAGTCCTCGTTAAGTATGTACCTGACTGATGGTCCTGGCGACTACGATGCGGTTTACCTGGATATCCAGTCTGTTGAAGTAACAATGGACGGTCAAAGCCCGGTAACCCTGAACGCGATCCGTCCGGGTATCTATGACCTCCTGAAGTTCAGCAACGGTACCGATACCCTGCTGGCGCGTGCAGATGTTCCTTCCGGTTCTATTGAGCAGATCAGGCTTATATTAGGCAGCAATAACTCTGTTGTTGTGAATAATATAAGTTATCCACTGATTACACCTTCGGGTCAAACAAGTGGCATCAAGCTTAACCTTCACGACTCACTTGTGGCAGGTAACGCATATAACATCTGGATCGATTTTGATGCCGCAAAATCCATCCATCAAACAGGTAATGGCAAGTATATGCTGAAACCAGTTGTACGGGCTTACTCTGCATTGACTAACGGTAGGATAAAGGGCTTTGTATTACCACTTAGCGCGCTCGCAACCGTGTATGCGATCAATGGTGTGGATACCTTTTCGGCCATTCCTGAAGTTACAGATGGATTTTTCCTTATAAGTGGTTTGCCTCAGGCCAACTACAACGTCCTGTTCGATGCCGGGGATACTACATTAAAAGATACTATGTACCTCAATGTTCCGGTGACCTTTGGCGTTGAGACCAATCTCGGTGCAGTAACGCTAGTGCCATAG
- a CDS encoding MbnP family protein, with the protein MSYNIMQTNNYRSVLMGLAALGLLASGCRKKDDPVIVDPPPTQKEVHINFVNFAGNDSLKLNTTTYTNSANEQFTVSIFNYYISNVRLIAATGNDYVEKESYHLVKEGINGSRHFHLEDVPQGDYKAISFVIGVDSAKNVSGAQAGALDASNGMFWDWNTGYIMAKMEGSSNASTTSTKTFKYHTGGFKGENNVLRTVQLDFPVPISVKGEMSGDVAIKADLLKWFGPETISIATVNTVMMPGADAVKLANNYSKMFSIIKATTTNE; encoded by the coding sequence ATGTCTTACAATATTATGCAGACAAATAATTATCGTTCAGTTCTAATGGGACTTGCAGCCCTTGGCTTGCTGGCCTCTGGTTGCCGTAAAAAGGATGATCCGGTTATTGTAGATCCACCTCCGACCCAAAAAGAGGTACACATCAATTTTGTCAACTTTGCAGGCAACGACTCACTAAAGCTGAATACCACGACATATACCAACTCAGCGAATGAACAGTTTACAGTGTCTATTTTTAATTATTACATAAGTAATGTCAGGCTGATAGCTGCAACTGGCAACGACTACGTTGAGAAAGAAAGTTACCATCTTGTAAAAGAAGGCATCAACGGTTCGCGACACTTCCACCTCGAAGATGTTCCGCAGGGTGATTACAAAGCAATAAGTTTTGTAATAGGTGTGGACAGTGCGAAAAACGTAAGTGGTGCCCAGGCTGGCGCTCTTGATGCGAGTAATGGCATGTTCTGGGATTGGAATACTGGTTACATCATGGCAAAAATGGAGGGATCTTCAAATGCATCGACCACTTCTACCAAAACTTTTAAGTACCATACAGGTGGTTTCAAAGGCGAAAATAACGTACTGAGGACAGTACAATTAGACTTCCCGGTCCCTATCTCTGTAAAAGGTGAGATGAGTGGTGACGTAGCCATAAAGGCGGATCTGTTAAAGTGGTTTGGCCCTGAGACTATAAGTATAGCGACAGTGAATACCGTAATGATGCCGGGTGCGGATGCTGTCAAGCTTGCCAACAACTATTCTAAAATGTTTAGCATTATTAAAGCAACTACAACAAACGAATAA
- a CDS encoding glutaminyl-peptide cyclotransferase — protein MMKPYLKLASLALLPSVLFLMSCKDQQADNVSSTDSSSEAAPTPAISYTLVKEYPHDTGAFTEGLEYIDGQLYESVGQYGKSDIRKAELATGKVVQQQKMENKYFGEGITVLNGKIYQLTYREKTGFIYDQKTLALLQTFPMSTAEGWGMTNDGTSIIYGDGSSNLYFLDPTSLKETKKLSVSDNYGPVSNINELEFIKGYIYANQWQTDLILKIDPSTGKVVGQTNLGDLRSRTNIPQPIPGDESAPETLNGIAYDKQGNRIFITGKNWPKLFEIKLDN, from the coding sequence ATGATGAAGCCATACCTGAAGCTCGCAAGCCTTGCTCTATTACCTTCTGTACTATTCCTGATGTCATGCAAAGACCAGCAAGCTGATAACGTAAGCAGCACAGACTCATCGTCTGAAGCTGCGCCCACGCCAGCTATCAGTTACACCCTTGTCAAGGAGTATCCTCACGACACCGGTGCATTTACCGAGGGACTTGAATATATCGACGGGCAGCTGTACGAAAGTGTGGGACAGTATGGCAAATCTGACATACGCAAAGCCGAACTTGCAACCGGTAAAGTTGTCCAACAACAAAAAATGGAAAATAAATACTTCGGTGAAGGTATCACTGTACTCAATGGCAAGATCTACCAGCTGACGTACAGGGAAAAAACCGGCTTCATTTACGACCAGAAGACCTTAGCACTGCTTCAGACTTTCCCGATGTCCACGGCTGAAGGCTGGGGAATGACAAATGACGGAACATCTATCATCTACGGCGACGGCAGCAGCAATCTTTATTTCCTCGACCCAACAAGTCTTAAAGAGACAAAAAAGCTCAGCGTATCAGACAATTACGGTCCGGTCAGCAACATCAATGAACTGGAATTCATAAAAGGTTACATCTACGCCAACCAGTGGCAGACCGACCTTATCCTAAAAATAGATCCGTCCACCGGTAAAGTGGTAGGCCAAACCAACCTTGGAGACCTTCGCTCAAGAACAAACATCCCGCAACCGATACCTGGCGACGAATCTGCTCCAGAAACCCTTAACGGCATAGCCTATGATAAACAAGGCAACCGGATCTTCATTACTGGCAAGAACTGGCCAAAGCTATTCGAGATAAAACTCGATAACTAA
- a CDS encoding DUF4402 domain-containing protein, translating to MKKIKLLVAVVAVMFFSADAFAQQSSSASANTSATIIQPIAISKTVDMNFGNIAVHSTNNGTVVLGTNNSRSQTGGVTLPLATPGTVTSAEFDVTGAANYTYSITLPSTPVVLDDNNGHNMNVTTFVSNPSPTGTLDANGEQTITVGATLNVTGGQAPGTYDSDQDFQVIVNYN from the coding sequence ATGAAAAAGATCAAACTTCTAGTTGCCGTTGTAGCAGTGATGTTTTTTTCAGCAGATGCATTTGCTCAACAATCATCGTCTGCCAGTGCTAATACCAGCGCTACAATCATCCAGCCAATTGCCATTAGCAAAACAGTCGATATGAACTTCGGTAACATTGCAGTTCATAGCACAAACAACGGTACCGTGGTACTGGGTACAAACAACAGCCGTTCTCAAACAGGAGGTGTTACACTGCCACTGGCAACACCTGGAACTGTAACATCTGCGGAATTCGATGTGACCGGGGCGGCAAACTATACTTATTCAATTACCCTGCCCTCTACTCCTGTAGTTCTCGATGACAACAACGGACATAACATGAACGTAACCACGTTTGTTAGCAATCCGTCGCCAACGGGCACACTTGACGCAAACGGTGAGCAAACCATTACAGTGGGTGCTACCCTGAATGTTACAGGTGGTCAGGCGCCAGGCACCTATGACTCTGACCAGGATTTCCAGGTAATAGTAAACTACAACTAG